A genomic region of Caldalkalibacillus thermarum contains the following coding sequences:
- a CDS encoding OmpA family protein — translation MNHHTPRRAPFSREPQLRWLITFADLMMIVLVTFVLLYSYSEIDIEKFHSVLDSFNKRLPMEEESLGRGPASPGDDTNLSTPDQGQEEHPDEQTYREEEEQTIDLDQDLQEQLADLLAREEHMKAVLEYVQDFAHEHQLEQELIVKRTGRGIELVLPEVMLFPSGQADLLEEAVLFLDNLAPLLQEIPNLIEVEGHTDNRPIANVRFPSNWELSAARATQVIRYLIEEHHLDPHRFKAVGFGEYHPVASNDTEEGRRQNRRVVMVILFND, via the coding sequence ATGAATCACCACACTCCGCGAAGAGCACCGTTTTCCCGTGAGCCCCAGCTGAGATGGCTGATCACTTTTGCCGATTTGATGATGATTGTGTTGGTAACTTTTGTTTTGCTTTATTCATACTCGGAAATCGATATTGAGAAATTTCACTCCGTGCTTGACTCTTTTAATAAACGTCTGCCGATGGAGGAAGAAAGCCTGGGCCGGGGCCCGGCCAGCCCAGGGGATGATACAAACCTCTCGACTCCGGATCAGGGGCAAGAGGAGCATCCGGATGAACAGACATATCGGGAAGAGGAAGAACAAACGATTGATTTGGACCAGGACTTGCAGGAACAGTTGGCTGACTTGCTGGCCCGGGAAGAGCATATGAAGGCCGTCCTGGAATATGTGCAGGACTTTGCCCATGAACACCAGCTGGAGCAAGAATTGATTGTCAAACGGACAGGAAGGGGCATTGAGCTGGTTTTGCCGGAAGTGATGTTGTTCCCTTCAGGCCAAGCCGACCTGCTTGAGGAGGCAGTTCTTTTCCTGGATAATCTGGCGCCCCTGTTGCAAGAAATTCCTAATCTGATTGAAGTTGAAGGCCATACGGATAACAGACCTATCGCTAATGTGCGTTTTCCTTCCAACTGGGAATTGTCAGCGGCCAGGGCTACGCAGGTGATCCGCTATCTGATCGAAGAACATCATCTGGATCCCCACCGGTTTAAAGCGGTGGGGTTTGGAGAATATCACCCTGTGGCCAGTAACGATACGGAAGAAGGAAGACGCCAAAACAGGCGAGTGGTCATGGTTATTCTGTTCAACGATTAA
- a CDS encoding MotA/TolQ/ExbB proton channel family protein → MRQQDWLTPLGILLGFGIIILAIYFAGGIEGLSGFVSLSSFVTVVGGLTASLFVGFGGQEVKNMFSVLHKTFRKKNVDFQELMDFWVLLARKARQEGIVTGLEQALEQVKDPFVRKGLGLVIDGHDPQIIRQILAMDIAALQKRHARGHQLISKAAELSPGWGMVGTIVGLVLMLQQIEDPQAIGPAIALALITTLYGVLLANLVFNPIANKLMLLTEEEVFIKEIIVEALISIRNDEGPVVLREKLQMFLTSEMYGRLKPLDQEGNVSP, encoded by the coding sequence GTGCGACAGCAAGACTGGTTAACACCCCTGGGCATTTTGTTGGGGTTTGGCATTATTATACTGGCGATTTATTTTGCCGGGGGCATTGAGGGACTCTCAGGTTTTGTCAGTCTTTCTTCATTTGTGACGGTTGTCGGCGGTTTGACTGCCTCTTTGTTTGTGGGGTTTGGCGGTCAGGAAGTAAAAAACATGTTTTCTGTTCTGCATAAGACATTTAGAAAGAAAAACGTGGATTTTCAAGAATTGATGGATTTTTGGGTGCTGCTGGCCCGCAAAGCCCGCCAGGAAGGGATTGTGACAGGCTTGGAACAGGCGCTTGAGCAGGTCAAGGACCCCTTTGTCCGCAAGGGATTGGGACTGGTTATTGATGGCCATGATCCTCAGATCATCAGGCAAATTTTAGCCATGGACATTGCTGCCTTGCAGAAACGGCATGCCCGGGGACACCAATTGATCAGTAAGGCGGCTGAGTTGTCACCGGGATGGGGGATGGTCGGCACGATTGTCGGATTGGTCCTTATGTTGCAACAAATTGAGGACCCTCAGGCGATTGGGCCGGCGATTGCCTTGGCTTTGATTACCACATTGTACGGGGTGTTGTTGGCCAATCTGGTGTTTAATCCCATTGCCAACAAGTTGATGTTGCTGACCGAAGAAGAAGTTTTTATTAAGGAGATTATTGTGGAAGCGTTGATCAGCATACGCAATGATGAGGGGCCGGTTGTGCTCAGGGAAAAACTGCAAATGTTCCTGACCTCTGAAATGTATGGCCGCTTAAAGCCCCTTGATCAGGAGGGAAATGTGTCCCCATGA
- the hemQ gene encoding hydrogen peroxide-dependent heme synthase: protein MSEAVHTLEGWFVHHDFRTIDWSSWKLLSPEDRQAAVDEVLSLAASWKETENQKQGSSGMFTILGHKADLLFLHFRPTLEELIELEATFNKTKFADVTLPSYSYVSVVELSNYVASDNVDPETDPYIQSRLKPMIPDNKNICFYPMNKRREAGQNWYTLSMEERREMMRSHGLIGRKYAGKVTQIISGSVGLDDWEWGVTLFADDPVTFKKLIYEMRFDEVSAKYSEFGTFLVGNKLSEEAFKAYLDVE from the coding sequence ATGAGTGAAGCTGTACATACACTGGAAGGTTGGTTTGTCCACCACGATTTCCGCACCATTGACTGGTCCAGCTGGAAACTATTGTCTCCCGAAGACCGCCAAGCGGCAGTTGACGAAGTTTTGTCCTTAGCGGCTTCTTGGAAGGAAACCGAAAACCAAAAGCAAGGCTCTTCCGGCATGTTTACCATTTTGGGGCATAAGGCAGATCTTTTGTTCCTTCATTTCCGCCCTACATTGGAAGAGTTAATTGAACTGGAAGCCACATTTAACAAGACCAAATTTGCCGATGTCACCCTGCCCAGCTACTCTTATGTTTCAGTCGTTGAATTGAGCAACTACGTGGCTTCTGACAATGTGGATCCTGAAACGGACCCTTACATTCAAAGTCGTTTAAAACCCATGATTCCGGATAACAAAAACATTTGCTTCTATCCCATGAATAAGCGCCGGGAGGCTGGCCAAAACTGGTATACCCTGTCAATGGAAGAGCGCCGGGAAATGATGAGAAGCCATGGTTTAATCGGTCGCAAATATGCTGGTAAAGTCACGCAAATCATCTCCGGCTCTGTCGGGCTGGATGACTGGGAGTGGGGCGTCACACTCTTTGCTGATGACCCGGTCACGTTCAAGAAACTGATTTATGAGATGCGTTTTGATGAAGTGAGCGCCAAGTACAGCGAGTTTGGCACCTTTCTGGTGGGAAATAAACTGAGTGAAGAGGCATTTAAAGCTTACCTTGACGTCGAATAA
- a CDS encoding KamA family radical SAM protein, which yields MALPKYITNIDHITQIPEEERKKLKQITDKFVFRVNDYYLSLIDWNDPNDPIRKLVIPNEKELEEYGRWDASDEDTNYVVPGCQHKYTTTALLICSEVCGAYCRYCFRKRLFRNDVKEAMSDVEPGLEYIAQHPEINNVLLTGGDPLVLATKKLRYIIERLRAIDHVKIIRIGSKLPAFNPMRIYEDQELLALLKEHSTPEKRIYVMAHFCHPRELTEQAYKAVQALHESNVIVVNQTPVLRGINDNADVLAELLDKLSWAGVTPYYFFVNRPVAGNKDFVLTLEEVYNLVEKAKAKTSGLGKRVRLAMSHTSGKIEILAIENGKAYLKYHQNRDGEYGKFMILDCPKDATWFDELPGNEKYWTKPKKKTDAVVSVNELPDMPQKPKPKVKA from the coding sequence ATGGCTTTACCAAAGTACATTACCAACATTGATCATATTACCCAAATTCCTGAGGAAGAGCGCAAAAAGCTGAAGCAAATCACCGATAAGTTTGTATTTAGGGTCAACGATTATTATCTCAGCCTGATCGATTGGAATGATCCGAACGACCCCATCCGCAAACTGGTCATCCCCAATGAAAAGGAACTGGAAGAGTATGGGCGTTGGGATGCTTCCGATGAAGATACCAACTATGTCGTTCCAGGGTGTCAGCATAAGTACACCACAACAGCGCTCCTGATCTGTTCCGAAGTCTGTGGTGCCTACTGTCGTTACTGTTTCCGCAAGCGGCTGTTCCGCAACGATGTCAAAGAAGCCATGTCTGATGTAGAACCCGGTCTGGAATATATCGCCCAGCATCCGGAGATTAACAACGTCCTTCTTACTGGCGGCGACCCGCTGGTACTGGCCACCAAAAAGCTCCGTTATATTATTGAACGCTTGCGTGCTATCGATCATGTTAAAATCATCCGCATCGGCTCCAAACTGCCAGCTTTCAACCCCATGCGCATTTACGAAGACCAAGAATTACTCGCCCTGTTAAAAGAACACTCCACGCCTGAAAAACGCATTTATGTCATGGCCCACTTCTGTCATCCCCGTGAATTAACGGAGCAGGCGTATAAAGCTGTGCAAGCCCTGCATGAGTCCAATGTGATTGTGGTGAACCAAACGCCTGTATTAAGAGGCATCAATGACAATGCCGATGTGCTGGCTGAACTCTTGGATAAACTGTCCTGGGCCGGTGTGACACCCTACTACTTCTTTGTCAATCGTCCGGTAGCAGGGAACAAAGACTTTGTGCTGACACTAGAAGAAGTATACAATCTGGTGGAAAAGGCCAAGGCCAAAACCTCAGGACTGGGTAAACGGGTGCGCCTGGCTATGAGCCACACGTCCGGAAAAATTGAAATACTGGCCATCGAAAATGGCAAAGCATATTTGAAGTACCATCAAAACCGCGATGGAGAGTACGGCAAGTTCATGATTCTGGACTGTCCGAAGGACGCCACCTGGTTTGATGAACTGCCGGGCAACGAAAAATACTGGACCAAACCAAAAAAGAAAACAGATGCAGTCGTTTCAGTTAACGAATTGCCTGATATGCCTCAGAAACCGAAACCAAAAGTGAAAGCATAA
- a CDS encoding DUF2512 family protein — protein MKHVWALLIKAAMVFVVLFIVLNWMNDYRVGPTVAFALLLTGLSYLIGDLAILPNANNIVATLADIGLNTFAIWIIGPFFFGAFVPFSTALLASVIIGVGEWFFHQYMERAVFPNREKEPERA, from the coding sequence ATGAAACATGTCTGGGCTTTATTGATTAAAGCCGCTATGGTTTTTGTCGTTTTGTTTATTGTCTTAAACTGGATGAATGATTACCGGGTCGGTCCTACTGTGGCTTTTGCTTTACTTCTGACAGGTCTTTCTTACCTTATCGGTGATCTCGCTATCCTGCCCAATGCCAATAATATTGTGGCCACACTGGCTGATATCGGGTTAAATACATTTGCCATCTGGATTATCGGCCCCTTTTTCTTCGGTGCTTTTGTTCCTTTTTCCACAGCCTTATTAGCTAGCGTCATTATCGGTGTTGGGGAATGGTTCTTCCATCAATATATGGAAAGAGCGGTTTTTCCCAACCGGGAAAAAGAACCGGAACGGGCCTAA
- a CDS encoding mechanosensitive ion channel family protein — protein MLEQYLGFIDTEQWWWEWSISLLIFLGFLLFRKFFTQRTFKLILRYTQTHRIEMIHSVLRSFEQPLNAFFAILGIYFALNFLSVTDPYAVTLHKGYKSVVFALIAWGFYNLSGTSSVLLNKIGEKLHFELDQILIPFLSKILRVLVIALAAVVILDQWNYQVGGFIAGLGLGGLAISLAARDTLSNIFGGIVIITEKPFSLGDWIETPSVEGVVEDISIRSTRIRTFAQGLVTVPNSTLANEPITNWTRMGRRRITFHLGVMYNTPREKLKRCVDRIRDMLENHPEISKETLFVHFDRFNDSSLDIFLYFFTKTTVWGEWLQIKEEINFKIMEILEEEGVSIAFPSRSIYFENPLKTSVNQPEGQGQNRGEHGKS, from the coding sequence ATGTTGGAGCAATATTTGGGCTTTATTGACACTGAGCAATGGTGGTGGGAATGGAGCATTTCCTTGCTGATCTTTTTGGGTTTTTTATTGTTTCGCAAATTTTTTACCCAACGGACATTTAAACTGATCCTGCGTTACACCCAAACGCACCGGATTGAGATGATTCACAGTGTGCTGCGTTCCTTTGAGCAGCCGCTGAATGCTTTTTTTGCCATTTTAGGCATATATTTTGCCCTTAATTTCTTGTCTGTCACGGACCCATATGCTGTCACCCTTCACAAGGGATATAAGTCTGTGGTGTTTGCGCTCATCGCCTGGGGATTTTATAACTTAAGCGGCACTTCTTCGGTCCTGTTGAATAAAATAGGGGAGAAGCTGCATTTTGAACTGGATCAGATACTTATTCCGTTTTTATCAAAGATCTTGCGTGTTTTGGTTATCGCGCTGGCGGCTGTTGTCATTTTAGACCAATGGAACTATCAGGTAGGTGGATTTATTGCCGGGCTAGGTCTTGGGGGATTAGCCATCTCCCTGGCAGCCAGGGACACGTTAAGCAACATTTTTGGCGGCATTGTGATTATTACTGAAAAACCTTTTTCGTTAGGAGATTGGATTGAAACGCCAAGTGTGGAAGGGGTTGTGGAGGATATTTCTATCCGCAGCACCCGCATCCGCACCTTTGCCCAGGGATTGGTTACCGTGCCCAACTCTACGCTGGCCAACGAACCAATCACCAACTGGACACGGATGGGACGGCGGCGTATCACTTTCCATCTGGGAGTGATGTATAACACGCCTAGAGAAAAGTTAAAGCGTTGTGTAGACCGGATTCGGGACATGCTGGAAAACCATCCGGAAATCAGCAAGGAAACCCTGTTTGTTCACTTTGACCGCTTTAATGACAGCAGCCTGGACATCTTTTTGTACTTCTTTACCAAAACGACGGTGTGGGGGGAATGGCTGCAGATTAAAGAAGAAATTAATTTTAAGATCATGGAGATTTTAGAGGAGGAGGGTGTATCCATCGCCTTCCCCAGCCGCAGCATCTATTTTGAAAATCCGTTAAAAACCTCTGTGAACCAGCCTGAGGGACAGGGACAAAACCGGGGCGAACATGGGAAGTCTTGA
- the pheA gene encoding prephenate dehydratase has protein sequence MSETEKKVAYLGPPGTFTEEALRGMCQAYPNLAQAAFIPLPTIADCLLACGRKETDYAMVPMENSIEGSVNMTMDWLIHHVELPIQGEIALLISHHALVHPVRKGSPLSEVETVLSHPQAIAQCHQFIRRHCPGAKIKYTKSTAEAAEYVAGHPEESLLAIGPGTAGQRYGLYDKAAHIEDYPNNYTRFVLVGYEPLSDKPVLTNGQQLEYKTTIQVTLKEDFPGALHQVLSAFAWRRLNLTRIESRPTKKKLGSYFFIIDIGLGMDEALIPGAIAEIEALGCHVRLLGSYPCIIPAYAAMPSKTS, from the coding sequence GTGAGCGAAACAGAAAAAAAAGTGGCTTATCTTGGACCACCGGGAACTTTTACTGAAGAAGCATTGCGGGGCATGTGTCAAGCGTATCCCAACTTGGCACAGGCTGCTTTTATCCCTTTGCCCACCATTGCCGATTGTTTGCTGGCCTGTGGCAGGAAAGAGACAGATTATGCCATGGTGCCGATGGAAAACTCCATCGAAGGCTCAGTGAACATGACCATGGATTGGCTTATTCATCACGTGGAACTCCCGATTCAGGGGGAGATTGCCCTGTTGATTTCCCATCATGCCCTTGTGCATCCGGTGAGGAAAGGCAGTCCTTTAAGTGAGGTCGAAACCGTTTTGTCCCACCCGCAAGCTATTGCCCAGTGCCACCAGTTTATTCGCCGCCATTGCCCGGGCGCCAAAATTAAATACACTAAAAGCACGGCGGAAGCGGCTGAATACGTGGCTGGCCATCCAGAAGAATCTCTGCTGGCGATTGGTCCTGGCACGGCGGGACAAAGATACGGTTTATATGATAAAGCGGCCCATATTGAAGATTATCCTAACAACTACACCCGTTTTGTGCTGGTAGGGTACGAACCATTAAGTGACAAGCCTGTGTTAACCAACGGCCAACAGCTTGAGTACAAGACGACCATTCAAGTGACTTTGAAGGAAGACTTTCCAGGTGCCTTGCATCAGGTTTTAAGTGCGTTTGCTTGGCGCAGGCTAAATTTGACCCGTATTGAATCCCGCCCCACAAAAAAGAAGCTGGGCAGCTATTTCTTTATCATTGATATCGGCCTGGGCATGGATGAGGCCCTTATTCCCGGTGCTATCGCTGAGATTGAAGCGCTAGGTTGCCACGTGCGGCTGCTGGGCAGTTATCCTTGCATTATTCCTGCCTATGCCGCCATGCCATCCAAAACGTCCTGA
- a CDS encoding stalk domain-containing protein, which produces MPKKWLIILLIMIGLTGCHQLFQADNLQNFQSEGEAYLNQLGKKRPEDSADLMLYINGQPLDEVTVYLEKGQIYIPLTHILELMDFNIAEDDERIRAGFTDIIYEVKKGSAEAISEGEAINLSHEVATYNGQAYITTAALQELLGCEVRVNDQALMVNMEQKDADLPKDEDLSETDDKNQE; this is translated from the coding sequence ATGCCAAAAAAATGGTTGATCATTTTGCTCATCATGATCGGTCTGACCGGTTGCCACCAACTATTTCAAGCTGATAATCTCCAAAATTTTCAAAGTGAAGGGGAAGCTTATTTAAACCAGTTGGGTAAAAAGCGTCCTGAAGATTCGGCAGATCTCATGCTCTATATTAACGGCCAACCCTTGGATGAAGTGACTGTTTATCTCGAAAAAGGGCAAATTTATATCCCCTTGACCCACATCCTGGAATTGATGGACTTTAATATTGCTGAAGATGATGAGCGCATTAGAGCCGGTTTTACTGACATTATTTACGAAGTTAAAAAAGGATCAGCCGAAGCCATATCAGAAGGGGAAGCCATTAACCTGTCCCATGAAGTGGCGACTTATAACGGACAAGCCTACATCACCACAGCGGCCTTACAAGAACTGCTTGGTTGCGAAGTCCGTGTGAACGATCAAGCCCTCATGGTTAACATGGAACAAAAGGATGCTGATTTGCCAAAAGACGAAGACTTAAGCGAAACAGATGACAAAAACCAGGAATAA
- a CDS encoding carbon starvation CstA family protein, with amino-acid sequence MITFLVSIVLLILGYIVYGRFVEKVFGVQENRKTPAYTLYDGVDYVPMGEKRNALIQLLNIAGVGPIFGPILGALYGPVAFLWIVIGCIFAGAVHDYLTGMISIRNRGAHLPELAGKFLGKAMKHVINAFTVLLLLLVGTVFVTAPADLIHSLTSNWLSLSVIIGAIFLYYIIATMLPIDKIIGRVYPILGALLIISAVGIGVSLIVTGAPIPELSLTNMHPEELPIFPLLFLTITCGALSGFHATQSPIISRTLKHEKQGRQVFYGMMIAEGIIAMIWAAAAMSLFHGTELHEIIQNGGPAAVVSEVAMRTLGAIGGTLAVIGVIVLPITSGDTAFRSCRMIIADYIRVAQKKVTHRLWIALPLFVISFVLTQIDFSLLWRYFSWANQSTAVLALWVGTMYLYLARKNYFIALVPAVFMTMVTLTYILNAEIGFGLPLQMAYVVGAMGTVFVIFLFYFAARAKQKQPFSVDDGLDRLDRAV; translated from the coding sequence ATGATCACGTTTTTGGTTTCCATTGTTTTATTGATTCTGGGATATATCGTGTACGGTCGTTTTGTTGAAAAAGTATTTGGCGTGCAAGAAAACCGGAAAACACCGGCTTATACATTATATGACGGTGTCGATTATGTCCCGATGGGGGAAAAGCGGAATGCCCTTATCCAGTTGTTAAATATTGCTGGCGTTGGCCCGATTTTTGGTCCGATTCTCGGTGCACTGTACGGTCCGGTGGCGTTTCTGTGGATTGTTATTGGCTGCATCTTTGCCGGGGCGGTGCATGATTATTTAACAGGCATGATTTCGATCCGCAACCGCGGAGCCCATTTGCCTGAGCTTGCTGGCAAATTTCTTGGAAAAGCGATGAAGCATGTGATCAATGCTTTTACGGTACTTCTTCTGCTCTTGGTTGGCACCGTGTTTGTAACGGCTCCCGCCGATTTAATTCATAGTTTAACTTCGAACTGGCTGAGTTTAAGCGTCATTATCGGAGCGATTTTTCTATACTATATTATCGCGACCATGCTTCCCATTGATAAAATCATTGGGCGGGTTTATCCAATTTTGGGTGCTTTACTAATAATTAGCGCGGTGGGCATTGGCGTTAGTTTGATTGTGACAGGGGCGCCCATTCCAGAATTGTCACTGACCAATATGCATCCGGAAGAGCTGCCCATCTTTCCACTGTTATTCTTAACCATTACTTGTGGAGCATTATCTGGATTTCATGCGACCCAGTCACCGATTATTTCCCGGACGCTGAAACATGAAAAGCAAGGGCGTCAAGTATTTTACGGCATGATGATAGCTGAGGGTATCATTGCCATGATCTGGGCAGCAGCCGCCATGAGCTTGTTCCACGGTACTGAGCTTCATGAAATCATTCAAAACGGGGGGCCGGCTGCTGTGGTTAGTGAAGTGGCTATGCGTACGCTCGGAGCCATCGGTGGTACACTAGCTGTCATCGGTGTCATTGTGCTTCCGATTACATCTGGGGACACGGCATTCCGCAGCTGCAGGATGATTATCGCTGATTACATTCGAGTTGCCCAGAAGAAAGTAACCCACCGTCTGTGGATTGCATTACCGCTTTTTGTCATCTCTTTTGTATTAACCCAGATCGATTTCTCTTTGCTCTGGCGTTACTTCTCCTGGGCCAATCAGTCGACGGCCGTGCTGGCGCTTTGGGTGGGAACGATGTACCTGTATTTGGCCCGCAAAAATTATTTTATTGCCTTGGTGCCGGCAGTGTTTATGACAATGGTCACGTTGACCTATATCTTGAATGCCGAGATCGGATTTGGGCTGCCGTTGCAGATGGCGTATGTCGTCGGCGCTATGGGAACGGTGTTTGTAATCTTCCTCTTCTATTTTGCCGCTCGGGCAAAACAGAAACAGCCGTTTTCTGTGGATGACGGCTTAGACCGGTTAGACAGGGCGGTCTAG
- the smpB gene encoding SsrA-binding protein SmpB, translated as MDDEIKVVAQNKKARHDYYIEDTYEAGIVLTGTEIKSIRAGKVNLKDSFARIKNGEVFLMNMHVSPYEQGNRFNHDPLRTRKLLLHKREINKLIGLTKEKGYALIPLKIYLKRGLAKIDLAVAKGKKLYDKREAMKKRDAQREIERAFRERQKL; from the coding sequence ATGGATGATGAAATCAAAGTTGTGGCCCAAAACAAAAAAGCACGTCACGATTACTATATTGAAGACACTTATGAAGCGGGGATTGTGTTAACAGGGACGGAGATTAAGTCAATCCGGGCCGGCAAAGTCAATTTGAAAGACAGTTTTGCCCGCATTAAAAACGGGGAAGTATTCTTAATGAATATGCATGTCAGCCCGTATGAACAAGGCAACCGTTTTAACCATGATCCGTTGCGCACACGCAAGCTGCTTCTTCATAAACGGGAAATTAACAAGCTGATTGGATTGACCAAAGAAAAAGGCTACGCCCTCATTCCGCTCAAAATTTACCTAAAACGGGGCCTGGCCAAAATTGATCTGGCTGTGGCGAAAGGCAAAAAGTTATATGACAAGCGGGAAGCCATGAAAAAACGGGATGCCCAGCGTGAAATTGAACGGGCTTTCCGTGAAAGGCAGAAACTCTAG
- a CDS encoding c-type cytochrome, translating to MYKKMGLLMLMFGLLFALAACGGGGDSEAPADDAAETDNADSPEAGEVSLVAAGEEAYQKSCISCHGGNLEGGAGPALTDLTLSKEEIIEVIKNGQGTMPGGLAPGNEEAIAEYLLSQQ from the coding sequence ATGTACAAAAAAATGGGGTTATTGATGTTAATGTTTGGCTTACTGTTCGCTTTGGCTGCCTGTGGAGGCGGAGGAGATTCTGAAGCGCCTGCCGACGATGCCGCCGAAACAGACAATGCTGACAGCCCAGAAGCAGGAGAAGTGTCTCTGGTTGCGGCAGGTGAAGAAGCGTATCAAAAGTCCTGCATCAGCTGCCATGGCGGCAACCTGGAAGGTGGCGCTGGACCGGCATTGACCGACCTCACCTTAAGTAAAGAAGAAATTATAGAAGTGATCAAAAACGGCCAGGGAACAATGCCAGGCGGCCTGGCTCCGGGCAACGAGGAAGCCATTGCTGAGTACTTGTTAAGTCAGCAATAA